From Mycoplasmopsis gallinacea, the proteins below share one genomic window:
- the tyrS gene encoding tyrosine--tRNA ligase: MQEILNELRNRGILKQISNEDKFKNLKENDGVYCGFDPTAESLHLGNYIQIANLLRFKKLGWNAVAVLGGATGMIGDPSFRNSERSLLDEETLQRNKNKIREQLERFGLTVVDNYEFYKEMNILRFLRDIGKLVNISYMINKDSVASRIENGLSFTEFTYQLIQGWDFYQLYKNNNVKVQFGGSDQWGNITTGLEIISKQTSDEHQAVGLTINLLTDSNGVKFGKSTGGGNLWIDKQATKPYDMYQFLLNQPDSEVDKLLKWLTFLSIEEIEEVITKHKENPAQRSAQKVLAFEIIKDLHGEKEAQKAQLTSEVLFNKNIDLKSLSLDQLSELEDNLKVVNLHFGQSLFEQLVAEKIVSSKREAREFLQNKAIKINGEAINEEFILNSPEYQNKYAFLNVGKKNFYLIKGN; the protein is encoded by the coding sequence ATGCAAGAAATTTTAAATGAATTAAGAAATAGAGGTATTTTAAAACAAATCTCTAATGAAGACAAATTTAAAAATTTAAAAGAAAATGACGGAGTTTACTGCGGATTTGATCCAACAGCAGAAAGCCTTCACCTTGGAAATTACATTCAAATTGCCAACTTATTACGTTTTAAAAAACTTGGTTGAAATGCAGTAGCTGTTCTCGGTGGAGCAACTGGAATGATTGGAGATCCTTCGTTTAGAAACTCAGAACGTTCACTTTTAGATGAAGAAACACTTCAAAGAAACAAAAACAAAATCCGTGAGCAACTTGAGAGATTTGGCCTTACTGTAGTTGATAATTATGAATTTTACAAAGAAATGAACATTCTGCGCTTTTTAAGAGATATAGGAAAACTTGTAAATATTAGCTATATGATTAACAAAGATTCAGTAGCTTCTAGAATTGAAAATGGACTTAGCTTTACTGAATTTACTTACCAATTAATCCAAGGATGAGACTTTTACCAACTTTACAAAAATAACAATGTTAAAGTTCAATTTGGTGGCTCAGATCAATGAGGTAATATTACAACAGGACTTGAAATTATTTCAAAACAAACTAGCGATGAACATCAAGCTGTAGGACTTACAATTAATTTATTAACTGACTCAAATGGTGTTAAATTTGGAAAATCAACTGGTGGTGGAAACTTGTGAATTGATAAACAAGCTACAAAACCATATGATATGTACCAATTTTTATTAAATCAACCTGATTCAGAAGTTGATAAATTACTCAAATGATTAACATTTCTTTCAATTGAAGAAATTGAAGAAGTTATTACAAAACATAAAGAAAATCCAGCACAAAGAAGTGCTCAAAAAGTATTGGCATTTGAAATTATTAAAGATTTACATGGTGAAAAAGAAGCTCAAAAAGCTCAATTAACAAGTGAGGTGTTATTTAATAAAAACATTGATTTAAAATCGCTTTCACTTGATCAATTAAGTGAGCTTGAAGATAATTTAAAAGTAGTTAATTTGCACTTTGGGCAAAGTTTATTTGAGCAATTAGTTGCTGAAAAAATTGTGTCCTCAAAAAGAGAAGCTAGAGAGTTTCTCCAAAATAAAGCTATTAAAATCAACGGAGAAGCAATTAATGAAGAATTTATTTTAAACTCTCCAGAATACCAAAATAAATATGCATTTTTAAATGTGGGGAAAAAGAACTTTTATCTTATTAAAGGGAATTAA
- a CDS encoding DegV family protein: MKNTIIILDSSSGFDAQKAKEIGFEFLPLQIDIDGTTYKDGIDIKSDNLFDIFTLDSKVAKTSSTPLGYIQSLFEKLSNEYENVVYFPISTHLSSQYKIAKNLESGIKNLHVIESQDIAHLIIIKAFRLKMLLEQGISIEQAIAEVQKWDENFDVTLIPKYNDYLVKGGRLHPAAAALAKLFKIVPLIKFEKGQLLKEGKGRVFLKAVFNSIDDKASKVNNLKDYDFILLHSNNPEISKVKQYIQEKYNLNVYTGNIPSVVSIHTGPEAIVVILTKKIAPEVKAVL, from the coding sequence ATGAAAAATACTATAATAATTCTTGATTCATCATCTGGGTTTGATGCTCAAAAAGCTAAAGAAATTGGATTTGAATTCTTACCATTACAAATAGATATTGATGGTACAACGTATAAAGATGGTATAGATATTAAATCTGATAATCTTTTTGATATTTTTACACTTGATTCAAAGGTTGCAAAAACTAGCTCAACACCACTAGGATACATTCAAAGCTTATTTGAAAAACTTAGCAACGAGTATGAAAATGTAGTTTATTTCCCAATTTCTACACATCTTTCTAGCCAATATAAAATTGCTAAGAATTTAGAAAGCGGAATTAAAAACTTGCACGTTATTGAATCTCAAGACATTGCTCATTTAATTATAATTAAAGCGTTTCGTTTAAAAATGCTTCTTGAGCAAGGGATAAGCATAGAGCAAGCTATTGCGGAAGTTCAAAAATGAGATGAAAACTTTGATGTTACTTTAATCCCTAAATATAACGATTATTTAGTTAAAGGCGGGAGATTACACCCAGCTGCTGCTGCTCTTGCTAAGCTTTTTAAAATTGTTCCACTTATCAAGTTCGAAAAAGGACAGCTTCTTAAAGAGGGTAAGGGAAGAGTATTTTTAAAAGCAGTTTTCAATTCAATTGATGATAAAGCTTCAAAAGTAAATAATCTTAAAGATTATGATTTTATTTTACTTCATTCAAATAACCCAGAAATAAGTAAAGTAAAACAGTACATTCAAGAAAAATATAATTTAAATGTTTATACAGGAAATATCCCTTCTGTTGTTTCAATCCACACTGGCCCAGA
- the tapR gene encoding TyrS-associated PheT N-terminal domain-related protein TapR yields the protein MLIANNLMINSQEYSVVFVDSRVKNTKKNIDQKNNMVFFVDEENNVNSINVFNKHFANPKNHFLFSLNDEEVSFLQQCATENGLKISNDPKFVYVQIKKREVHPKSEKLFVLTVFDGVRDIQIVTNTLESTEGKVLVMAKPGSFTFKGDSVVLGKLMDVESEGMLTGYKTLGLEEEGLIFGTNEQIGKDFVI from the coding sequence ATGTTAATAGCCAATAATTTAATGATAAATTCACAAGAATATAGCGTTGTTTTTGTTGATTCTAGAGTGAAAAATACTAAAAAAAATATCGATCAAAAAAACAATATGGTTTTCTTTGTTGATGAAGAAAATAATGTTAATTCAATCAATGTTTTTAACAAACATTTTGCTAATCCAAAAAATCATTTCCTTTTCTCTTTAAATGATGAAGAAGTAAGTTTTTTACAACAATGCGCAACTGAAAATGGATTAAAAATTAGTAATGATCCAAAGTTTGTATATGTTCAAATCAAAAAAAGAGAAGTTCATCCAAAAAGTGAAAAACTTTTTGTTCTTACAGTTTTTGATGGAGTTAGAGATATTCAAATTGTAACTAACACCTTAGAGTCAACTGAAGGTAAAGTTTTAGTAATGGCAAAACCTGGTTCATTTACTTTTAAAGGTGATTCAGTTGTGCTCGGTAAACTTATGGATGTTGAAAGTGAAGGAATGCTTACAGGTTATAAAACATTAGGTCTTGAAGAGGAAGGGCTCATTTTCGGGACTAATGAACAAATTGGAAAGGATTTTGTAATCTAA